In Lactococcus paracarnosus, a genomic segment contains:
- the glyA gene encoding serine hydroxymethyltransferase, producing the protein MIFDQSNYEAYDQELWDAIHAEENRQQQNIELIASENVVSKAVMAAQGTLLTNKYAEGYPGNRYYGGTECVDIAENLAIERAKTLFGAKFANVQPHSGSQANAAAYLALIEPGDTVMGLDLAAGGHLTHGAAVNFSGKTYHFVGYNVDKETELLDYDQILAQAKATQPKLIVAGASSYSRTIDFAKFREIADAVGAKLMVDMAHIAGLVAAGLHPNPVPFADITTSTTHKTLRGPRGGLVLTNDEALAKKINSAIFPGIQGGPLMHVIAAKAVAFKEALDPAYKDYQAQVIKNSQAMAKTFEEAGLRVISGGTDNHMFMLNVTGFGINGKEAQNLLDTVSITLNKNAVPYETLSPFKTSGVRVGSAAITSRGFKEAEAVKVAGFIIRAFQNKDDQAALDQIKAEVIALTDDFQLYAK; encoded by the coding sequence ATGATTTTTGACCAGTCTAACTACGAAGCTTACGATCAAGAACTGTGGGATGCTATTCACGCAGAAGAGAATCGTCAACAACAAAACATTGAGTTAATTGCCTCAGAAAATGTTGTCTCTAAGGCTGTTATGGCAGCCCAAGGCACACTTTTAACCAACAAATACGCTGAAGGTTATCCAGGTAATCGTTACTATGGTGGAACTGAATGTGTTGATATTGCGGAAAATCTCGCGATTGAACGTGCCAAAACACTTTTTGGTGCAAAATTTGCAAATGTGCAACCTCACTCAGGTTCTCAAGCCAATGCAGCAGCATACTTGGCTTTGATTGAACCAGGGGATACAGTTATGGGACTTGATTTAGCAGCTGGTGGTCATTTGACACACGGTGCAGCAGTCAACTTCTCTGGAAAAACGTATCATTTTGTCGGCTATAACGTTGATAAAGAAACAGAATTATTAGACTATGATCAAATATTAGCACAAGCGAAAGCAACACAACCTAAATTGATTGTTGCTGGTGCTTCAAGTTATTCTCGGACGATTGACTTCGCAAAATTCCGTGAAATCGCTGATGCAGTTGGTGCCAAATTAATGGTTGATATGGCACATATCGCTGGATTGGTTGCAGCAGGCCTACATCCAAATCCAGTACCATTTGCGGATATTACAACCTCTACGACACATAAAACACTTCGTGGTCCTCGTGGTGGATTGGTATTGACAAATGACGAAGCCTTGGCTAAGAAAATCAATTCTGCCATCTTCCCTGGTATCCAAGGTGGTCCTTTGATGCATGTCATCGCAGCTAAAGCGGTTGCCTTTAAAGAAGCGCTAGATCCTGCCTATAAAGATTACCAAGCACAAGTGATTAAAAATAGCCAAGCAATGGCTAAAACATTTGAAGAAGCTGGATTGCGTGTTATTTCTGGTGGGACTGATAACCATATGTTCATGTTAAATGTGACTGGTTTTGGCATCAATGGTAAAGAAGCACAAAATCTGTTAGATACTGTCTCAATTACCCTAAACAAAAATGCCGTACCTTATGAAACACTCAGCCCATTTAAAACGTCTGGTGTTCGTGTTGGTTCAGCTGCAATCACATCACGTGGATTCAAAGAAGCTGAAGCGGTGAAAGTAGCCGGATTTATTATTCGTGCCTTCCAAAATAAAGATGACCAAGCAGCGCTTGATCAAATTAAAGCAGAAGTAATAGCATTAACAGATGACTTCCAACTTTACGCTAAGTAA
- a CDS encoding L-threonylcarbamoyladenylate synthase — translation MTEILTPKDVTKAVALLQAGQLVALPTETVYGLFGLALDDTVVEKIYRVKNRQHDHALNLNISSFEQMKYFSQNQPKYLEKLYNKFMPGSLTVILEANKRVPSLVNYGMPTVGFRMPDNQTTLEILRQTGPMVGPSANLTGNPSPKTAQDVLSDLSGQIAAVLKADESISGIDSTIVDLTGELPTILRQGALTLSEIYEVIKDDF, via the coding sequence TTGACTGAAATACTCACACCAAAAGACGTCACAAAAGCAGTTGCATTATTGCAGGCAGGTCAACTCGTTGCCTTACCAACTGAGACCGTTTATGGCTTATTTGGCTTGGCGCTTGATGATACTGTTGTTGAAAAAATTTATCGTGTTAAAAATAGACAACATGACCATGCCCTTAATTTGAACATTTCAAGTTTTGAACAAATGAAATATTTCTCCCAAAATCAACCAAAATATTTGGAAAAGTTGTATAATAAATTTATGCCTGGCAGTCTAACAGTGATTTTAGAAGCCAATAAAAGAGTTCCTTCTCTTGTCAATTATGGTATGCCAACAGTTGGCTTCCGAATGCCAGACAACCAAACAACGCTTGAAATTTTGCGACAAACTGGACCAATGGTTGGCCCATCTGCCAACCTGACAGGAAATCCTAGCCCTAAAACGGCACAGGATGTCCTGTCAGATTTAAGTGGTCAGATTGCAGCAGTTTTAAAAGCTGACGAGAGTATCTCTGGTATTGATTCGACAATCGTTGACCTGACAGGCGAGCTGCCGACAATTCTGCGCCAAGGTGCGCTGACGCTATCCGAAATTTACGAGGTGATAAAGGATGATTTTTGA
- a CDS encoding nucleoid-associated protein: MDIYIKKAILHAFDPGHPEITFSKELMELTPVMLDYVTKKVEKIYSDEAKRGQLSEDNQFLKLLTDDFIDSTIAVANFWREAFVLSENQKQNDLLFVSYEIETQPHFAFIRLALRDAFSHTFDGTNGQIKIAKTESSLPGAGSAADEGLAINCVTFGYHLIEKRIKYNGKNYHYISENLLAEKPEISVNKAIKLIKKTAESVAKSFDDDDFAFSQKVQNTVFHAVEKQENISPEALADQLFSDNLTARLAFKDQVKAGIPDSIKFDQMPMDKIEKKLANQKLSLSNGIEMIVPQTLYEDAETVEFIQNNDGTYSIIIKNIEEIKNKW, translated from the coding sequence ATGGATATCTATATAAAAAAAGCGATTTTACATGCTTTTGATCCAGGCCATCCAGAGATTACCTTTTCTAAGGAATTGATGGAATTAACCCCTGTCATGCTAGATTATGTGACCAAAAAAGTTGAAAAAATCTATTCTGATGAGGCCAAACGTGGTCAATTATCAGAGGATAATCAGTTTTTAAAACTGCTAACAGATGACTTTATCGACTCAACGATAGCAGTTGCTAACTTTTGGCGGGAAGCGTTTGTCTTATCTGAAAATCAAAAGCAAAATGATTTGCTTTTTGTGTCTTATGAAATAGAGACACAGCCGCATTTTGCCTTTATCAGATTAGCACTAAGAGACGCTTTTTCACATACCTTTGATGGGACTAATGGTCAAATTAAAATCGCTAAGACAGAGTCATCATTACCTGGTGCAGGTAGTGCAGCAGATGAAGGTCTTGCCATCAACTGTGTGACGTTTGGCTATCATCTGATAGAAAAGCGGATCAAATATAATGGTAAAAATTATCATTATATATCAGAAAATTTACTTGCTGAAAAACCTGAAATTTCCGTGAACAAGGCGATTAAATTGATTAAGAAGACAGCTGAATCAGTTGCCAAGTCTTTTGATGACGACGATTTTGCTTTTTCTCAAAAGGTACAAAATACGGTTTTTCATGCGGTTGAAAAGCAAGAGAATATCAGTCCAGAAGCGTTGGCTGACCAATTATTTTCAGATAATCTGACCGCTAGACTGGCTTTCAAGGATCAAGTCAAGGCAGGCATTCCTGATAGCATAAAATTTGATCAGATGCCTATGGATAAAATCGAAAAGAAATTGGCAAATCAAAAACTATCGCTATCAAATGGGATTGAGATGATTGTGCCACAGACCTTATATGAAGATGCAGAAACTGTCGAATTTATTCAAAATAATGATGGCACGTATTCGATTATCATCAAAAATATTGAGGAAATCAAGAATAAATGGTAA
- the prmC gene encoding peptide chain release factor N(5)-glutamine methyltransferase produces MTYLQLFQKYEKELARPEELRYVFRYAKKLSYTDLIMLLNTDVSEADMAFIATISKRLMQDEPAQYIVGNTEFYGLTLTVDARALIPRPETEELVSLILSENRALSQARILDIGTGTGAIALSLAKQNPAWDMTAADISSDALALARHNARENAISTVSFVQSDLFRNLSGCYDIIVSNPPYIAEVEKADMADNVLKYEPHLALFAENDGLAIYEAIAAQAGQFLTTTGKLYLEIGHLQGKTVSQLFQEQFPRKRIRVLKDLSGKDRMIAID; encoded by the coding sequence ATGACTTATTTACAATTATTTCAAAAATATGAAAAAGAATTGGCGCGACCTGAAGAGTTGCGCTATGTCTTTAGATATGCAAAAAAGCTCAGCTATACAGACTTAATTATGTTATTAAATACGGACGTATCAGAAGCTGATATGGCATTTATAGCAACTATTTCAAAACGACTAATGCAGGATGAACCCGCCCAATATATCGTAGGAAATACAGAATTTTATGGTCTCACGCTTACTGTCGATGCGCGTGCCTTGATTCCAAGACCTGAAACTGAAGAATTGGTTAGCTTGATTCTATCTGAAAATAGGGCGTTAAGCCAAGCGAGGATCTTAGATATTGGCACAGGGACAGGCGCTATTGCCTTATCACTTGCTAAACAAAACCCGGCTTGGGACATGACAGCAGCTGATATTTCATCAGACGCCTTAGCTTTAGCACGTCATAACGCAAGAGAAAACGCTATCTCGACGGTTTCATTTGTTCAATCTGACCTGTTTAGGAATCTTTCAGGTTGCTATGATATTATTGTCTCTAATCCACCTTATATCGCTGAAGTTGAAAAAGCTGATATGGCTGATAATGTCTTAAAGTATGAACCGCATCTAGCACTCTTTGCAGAAAATGATGGTCTTGCCATCTATGAAGCAATTGCAGCACAAGCGGGTCAATTTTTGACAACAACAGGCAAATTATATTTGGAAATTGGACACCTGCAAGGTAAGACTGTCAGTCAACTCTTTCAGGAACAATTTCCTCGGAAACGGATTCGTGTTTTAAAGGATCTAAGCGGAAAGGATAGGATGATCGCAATTGACTGA
- a CDS encoding acylphosphatase: MNKVRLSVTGRVQGVGFRYATYQLAKKLDIRGTVKNEDDGSVTIEAQSEDKLKLQTFISDIRKSPAPFGRVDYLDVKLANFSNFDDFKMLN, translated from the coding sequence ATGAATAAAGTGAGACTGTCAGTCACTGGACGCGTACAAGGCGTCGGTTTTCGTTATGCGACATATCAACTGGCTAAGAAACTAGATATTAGGGGAACTGTCAAAAATGAAGATGATGGCTCCGTTACGATCGAGGCCCAATCAGAGGACAAGCTAAAGCTTCAAACCTTTATCAGTGACATTCGAAAATCTCCTGCACCATTTGGTCGTGTGGACTATCTGGATGTCAAGTTAGCGAATTTCTCGAATTTTGACGATTTCAAAATGCTAAATTGA
- the mutY gene encoding A/G-specific adenine glycosylase: MINWYDKAGNLSEKVVSEFRATLLAWYDQKGRTHLPWRTNTLPYHVWISEIMLQQTQVETVIPYYERFLAELPTVKALACADEELLLKLWSGLGYYSRVRNMQKAAQQVMADFDGEFPTTAKSLQILAGIGPYTAAAIASISFGEAVPALDGNMFRVFSRLLKIEADIAQPKSRHLFYEVILPIVDPKRPGDFNQAIMDLGTSLMRAKAETQADSPFAKFNLSYQDGTELNFPIKSKKVKQVPKFYAAIISEKEGGLAYMQRPKTGLLANFWTFPLHEFDSWDAIYEGVSATYADAKQLNISPVTHLFTHQKWQVMLVQVAADDEQWTYLTPEAYEGLPQTTLQLKLQAALKENL; encoded by the coding sequence GTGATCAACTGGTATGATAAAGCAGGCAACTTATCTGAAAAAGTTGTGAGTGAATTTAGGGCAACCTTACTCGCTTGGTATGACCAAAAAGGCCGGACACACCTGCCTTGGCGAACAAACACGCTACCCTACCATGTTTGGATTAGCGAAATTATGCTCCAACAAACGCAGGTAGAGACGGTAATCCCTTATTATGAGCGATTTTTAGCTGAGTTACCGACTGTTAAGGCACTTGCTTGTGCCGATGAAGAGCTTTTACTCAAACTCTGGTCAGGTCTCGGGTATTATTCGCGTGTACGAAATATGCAAAAAGCTGCCCAGCAAGTCATGGCTGATTTTGATGGTGAATTTCCAACCACTGCCAAATCCTTGCAAATTTTAGCAGGCATCGGCCCTTATACGGCTGCAGCGATCGCAAGTATTAGTTTTGGCGAGGCTGTTCCTGCCCTTGATGGCAACATGTTTCGCGTCTTTTCGCGTCTATTAAAAATTGAGGCTGATATTGCCCAGCCAAAATCACGTCACCTTTTTTATGAGGTGATTTTACCAATCGTTGATCCTAAACGACCAGGAGATTTTAATCAGGCGATTATGGATTTAGGCACCTCACTCATGCGCGCTAAGGCAGAAACCCAAGCTGACTCACCATTTGCTAAGTTCAATCTCAGCTACCAAGATGGGACAGAACTAAACTTTCCCATCAAGTCTAAAAAGGTAAAGCAAGTTCCCAAGTTTTATGCAGCGATTATCTCTGAAAAAGAGGGGGGACTTGCCTACATGCAACGCCCTAAAACTGGTTTATTGGCTAATTTTTGGACTTTTCCCTTGCATGAGTTTGACTCTTGGGATGCGATTTATGAGGGGGTCAGTGCAACCTATGCTGATGCCAAGCAGTTGAACATCTCACCTGTAACGCATCTTTTTACCCATCAAAAATGGCAAGTGATGTTAGTTCAAGTGGCTGCAGATGATGAGCAGTGGACGTATCTGACACCAGAAGCCTATGAGGGGTTACCTCAAACCACCTTGCAACTGAAATTACAGGCTGCTCTGAAAGAAAATTTATGA
- a CDS encoding TrmH family RNA methyltransferase gives MEMIISKDNARIKNAKKLYKKKYRTSSYLIEGRHLYEEALKAGVSFKQVFVTEKFADLADATLVSEDVMKFLSDAETPQGIIAEVVMPTIAAQDFSKLLILENVQDPGNVGTMIRTADAAGFSAVVLTDGSADIYSAKVLRTMQGAHFHLPVFQESDPLAFYNKLKASGITVIATTLSDQSIDYRTLSTYDKFALIMGNEGAGILPETAQAADILAHINMPGQAESLNVAIAAGILMFSLTD, from the coding sequence ATGGAAATGATCATATCTAAAGATAATGCACGAATAAAAAATGCAAAAAAATTGTATAAAAAGAAATATCGAACAAGTTCTTATCTAATTGAGGGCCGTCACTTATATGAGGAAGCACTTAAAGCAGGTGTGTCATTTAAACAAGTTTTTGTAACGGAAAAATTTGCAGACTTAGCAGATGCGACCCTTGTCTCTGAGGATGTCATGAAATTTTTGTCTGATGCTGAAACACCGCAGGGTATCATCGCAGAAGTGGTCATGCCTACTATCGCAGCACAAGATTTCTCAAAATTATTGATTTTAGAAAATGTACAGGATCCTGGTAATGTTGGGACGATGATCAGAACAGCAGATGCAGCTGGCTTTTCAGCTGTTGTTTTGACCGATGGTAGTGCGGATATCTACTCAGCAAAAGTGCTCAGAACAATGCAAGGGGCACACTTTCATTTACCTGTCTTTCAAGAGTCAGATCCACTAGCTTTTTATAACAAATTGAAAGCATCAGGCATAACAGTCATTGCGACCACCTTATCTGATCAGTCAATTGACTACAGGACGCTGTCAACATATGACAAATTTGCCCTCATCATGGGAAATGAGGGTGCTGGTATCCTACCTGAGACAGCGCAAGCAGCTGATATTTTAGCCCATATCAACATGCCAGGCCAAGCTGAATCGCTAAATGTTGCCATTGCCGCGGGGATATTGATGTTTTCCTTGACAGACTAA
- the pnuC gene encoding nicotinamide riboside transporter PnuC, with the protein MYTKLNILGMGLKKCFNPKAVTGELGSLSTKDYLLLAILLASQVVAFFLSATFDSMSILSLIVGIVTIVNLILVNRGRLTNFTFGIVATVFWLIVAVRSHLVGDVFSQSYYLVMQFIGIYAWQKDMLKTHGSEVTPKNMTLGKIILAILGFAIIYGLVLFTSHHLGGQQIVLDATLLPLAIVSQLLMTYGYRSQWVGWILIDFINVIIWFNAWQSTGNSVFGMFILQVAMLVNAFYGAYLWFTKDASSDTKTIPVTK; encoded by the coding sequence ATGTATACAAAATTGAATATTTTAGGTATGGGATTGAAAAAATGTTTTAATCCCAAGGCAGTTACAGGTGAGTTAGGCTCACTATCCACTAAAGATTATCTGTTATTAGCTATCTTGTTAGCATCTCAAGTAGTGGCTTTCTTTTTATCAGCAACATTTGATAGCATGAGTATCTTGTCACTGATTGTTGGTATCGTGACGATCGTAAACTTGATTTTGGTTAATCGAGGAAGATTGACAAATTTCACATTTGGTATTGTGGCAACTGTCTTTTGGTTGATTGTAGCAGTCAGGTCTCATCTGGTAGGCGATGTATTCTCACAAAGCTATTACTTGGTTATGCAATTTATTGGCATTTATGCTTGGCAAAAGGACATGCTGAAAACACATGGATCAGAAGTTACCCCTAAAAATATGACCTTGGGTAAAATTATTTTAGCTATTTTAGGATTTGCGATTATTTACGGACTTGTCTTATTCACGAGCCACCACCTAGGTGGCCAACAAATTGTCTTAGATGCGACATTACTTCCCCTTGCCATCGTCAGTCAATTACTGATGACTTACGGCTATCGGAGTCAATGGGTAGGTTGGATTTTAATTGACTTCATTAATGTTATTATTTGGTTTAATGCCTGGCAATCGACAGGTAATTCAGTATTTGGGATGTTCATTCTACAAGTTGCTATGTTAGTCAATGCCTTCTATGGCGCCTACCTTTGGTTTACCAAAGACGCCTCATCAGATACTAAGACGATACCTGTTACTAAATAG
- a CDS encoding methylenetetrahydrofolate reductase has product MKITDIYKTKNKKNKSVISLEIFPPKTDAGVETIYHTVAGLTNKPDFISVTYGAMGSFNQGNKTLRIAEKIKKDYNIETMHHLTSINNNPEQIAAILSDIKAKNVNNILALSGDMPVGAACSDFPDAYHFAYELINDIKKNGDFDIAAAIYPEGHVNSALEVENIEHVKRKYDAGANLFVSQLFFDNEKFLRLNDYIKNSGIEAPIAAGIMPVLQKSQVERMIFFGASLPTRLIKIINKYKDSPEDLQKAGMEYACKQIDDLLARGVDGVHIYTMNKPFVANTMMTKYL; this is encoded by the coding sequence ATGAAAATAACTGATATCTATAAAACTAAAAATAAAAAAAATAAATCTGTCATCTCACTCGAAATCTTTCCGCCAAAAACAGATGCTGGCGTGGAAACAATTTATCATACGGTAGCTGGATTGACTAATAAACCTGACTTCATCAGTGTGACTTATGGAGCGATGGGGAGTTTCAATCAAGGCAATAAAACATTACGTATTGCAGAAAAAATCAAGAAGGATTACAATATTGAAACGATGCATCATTTGACGTCGATTAATAACAATCCAGAACAGATTGCGGCCATTCTTTCCGACATAAAAGCGAAGAATGTCAATAATATTTTGGCATTAAGCGGTGATATGCCTGTTGGTGCAGCATGTTCGGATTTTCCTGATGCCTATCATTTTGCTTACGAGCTGATTAATGATATCAAAAAAAATGGAGACTTTGATATTGCGGCGGCCATTTATCCAGAAGGCCATGTGAACAGTGCCTTGGAGGTCGAGAATATTGAGCATGTTAAACGTAAGTATGATGCGGGCGCTAATTTATTTGTCAGCCAGCTCTTCTTTGATAACGAGAAATTTTTGAGATTAAATGACTATATTAAAAATTCAGGGATTGAGGCACCTATTGCTGCGGGCATCATGCCTGTGCTTCAAAAATCACAAGTAGAGCGCATGATATTTTTTGGTGCTAGTCTGCCAACACGACTGATTAAAATCATCAACAAATACAAGGATTCACCAGAGGATCTACAAAAAGCTGGGATGGAATATGCTTGTAAGCAAATAGATGATTTGTTAGCACGTGGTGTTGATGGTGTGCATATATATACCATGAATAAACCTTTTGTGGCGAACACGATGATGACTAAATACTTATAA
- a CDS encoding lysozyme family protein, whose product MLKFIKRVLLFVIVLGAGFWVYRTHENVKSVMQYDDFVTQTLKKYGVSGNRELVLSIIYTETKGKHTDVMQSTESTEKSIETEEDSIHQGITNLTEVLAYANEQGVDVWTGVQAYNFGKAYVDYIAKNGGKNTLPLAEAYSKDVVAPSLGNTTGEEYYHITLDSLRFNKGKLYKNGGNIFYAKEVRWNMKLVQLFNW is encoded by the coding sequence TTGTTAAAATTTATTAAACGAGTATTGCTCTTCGTTATTGTTTTAGGTGCAGGTTTTTGGGTGTATCGGACGCATGAAAATGTTAAAAGTGTCATGCAGTATGATGACTTTGTAACCCAAACCTTAAAAAAATATGGGGTATCTGGTAATCGAGAGCTTGTTTTATCGATTATCTATACAGAAACTAAAGGCAAGCATACTGATGTGATGCAGTCAACGGAATCTACTGAAAAATCAATTGAAACTGAGGAAGATAGCATTCACCAAGGGATAACTAACTTGACTGAAGTATTAGCCTATGCTAATGAACAGGGAGTTGATGTTTGGACTGGTGTACAAGCGTATAACTTTGGTAAGGCTTACGTTGATTATATTGCTAAAAATGGCGGTAAGAATACCTTGCCCTTAGCAGAAGCCTATTCCAAAGATGTTGTTGCGCCTAGTTTAGGTAATACGACAGGAGAGGAATACTATCATATTACCTTGGATTCACTTAGATTTAACAAGGGAAAACTTTATAAAAATGGCGGTAACATATTTTATGCAAAAGAAGTACGCTGGAATATGAAACTCGTTCAATTATTTAACTGGTGA
- a CDS encoding chorismate-binding protein: MIIYDDKKFEEAVTILIAFDKASFLAALNELEKWQKTHYAVGYIRYEAKAIFLGENITSKLPLLYFEIFDNYTAYTPSAVPNVTLVPQAQLTFDRYAEAIKNIKQAQRQGDTYEVNYTYDYKVPYDCDDFALYEHLLTKQRTPYNTFIKNDYDTLLSFSPELFFEVKQQHIITRPMKGTVKRGKTAAEDAILIDFLKTDEKNRAENVMIVDLMRNDLGRIAKNGTVAVSKLFEVETHATVHQMTSQIEADLEDDTSLYTILKALFPNGSVTGAPKESTMRLIDEIEQGSRDIYCGAIGFLSPEQQIFSVPIRILQRQADASSFTYRVGGAIIWDSDTTDEWLETQAKTSFLQDEVKLIETIKVGNGKLAFKDEHMARLSHSASIYGFKLHEDMAKIQPEQDGMMRIALSRDGHYDISYREQIPFDKVAISPMIVDSGQAFLYHKTTQRPYYTTKDELFFNERGELTEMSRANVILEIAGHWLTPPVSSGLLAGIYRQHLLETNQCQEHLLYKSDLMRADKIFCCNSVQGIKEVFLI, translated from the coding sequence ATGATAATTTATGATGACAAAAAATTTGAAGAGGCTGTAACGATATTAATTGCTTTTGATAAGGCTAGTTTTCTAGCAGCACTAAATGAACTTGAAAAGTGGCAAAAAACGCATTATGCTGTGGGCTATATACGCTATGAAGCAAAGGCCATATTTTTAGGTGAGAACATCACCTCTAAGTTACCACTACTATACTTTGAGATATTTGATAATTATACAGCTTATACACCGAGTGCTGTACCTAACGTGACACTTGTGCCGCAAGCCCAACTTACCTTTGATCGCTATGCAGAAGCAATTAAAAACATTAAACAAGCCCAGCGTCAAGGCGACACCTATGAAGTGAACTATACTTACGATTACAAGGTGCCCTATGATTGCGATGACTTTGCGCTTTACGAGCATCTTTTGACTAAGCAACGGACCCCCTATAATACGTTCATAAAAAATGACTATGATACCTTGCTAAGTTTCTCGCCTGAACTTTTTTTCGAGGTCAAACAGCAACATATCATCACACGACCGATGAAGGGGACTGTTAAGCGTGGGAAAACAGCAGCAGAAGATGCTATACTGATTGACTTTCTAAAGACCGATGAAAAAAATAGGGCTGAGAATGTGATGATCGTCGATTTAATGCGTAATGACCTTGGTCGAATTGCAAAAAATGGGACAGTCGCTGTAAGCAAGCTATTTGAGGTAGAGACACATGCGACGGTTCATCAAATGACCTCGCAGATCGAAGCAGACCTAGAAGACGATACCTCTCTATATACGATTTTAAAAGCCCTTTTCCCGAATGGATCAGTAACTGGTGCACCAAAAGAATCAACGATGCGACTGATTGATGAGATCGAGCAAGGTAGTCGTGATATCTATTGTGGTGCGATTGGGTTTTTAAGTCCTGAGCAACAAATTTTTAGTGTCCCAATTCGTATCCTACAGCGCCAAGCAGATGCATCAAGTTTTACTTATCGTGTGGGTGGTGCTATTATTTGGGATTCAGATACAACTGACGAATGGCTGGAGACGCAAGCAAAGACCTCATTTTTACAGGATGAGGTTAAGCTGATTGAGACAATAAAGGTTGGAAATGGCAAGCTAGCATTTAAGGATGAACATATGGCAAGATTAAGTCATTCAGCTAGTATTTATGGCTTTAAGTTGCATGAGGATATGGCTAAAATTCAGCCTGAACAAGATGGTATGATGCGTATTGCCTTGAGCCGAGATGGTCACTACGATATCAGCTATAGAGAGCAAATTCCCTTTGATAAAGTGGCTATTTCTCCGATGATTGTAGACAGTGGTCAAGCCTTTCTTTATCATAAAACCACCCAGCGTCCCTACTATACCACTAAAGATGAACTATTCTTTAATGAGCGTGGGGAGCTAACTGAGATGTCGCGTGCTAATGTCATCTTAGAAATAGCTGGTCACTGGTTAACACCACCTGTATCAAGTGGTCTACTAGCAGGTATTTACCGACAGCACTTATTAGAGACGAATCAGTGTCAGGAACACTTACTGTACAAATCCGATTTAATGAGAGCAGACAAAATTTTCTGCTGTAATTCAGTTCAAGGCATCAAAGAAGTTTTTTTGATATAA
- a CDS encoding NUDIX domain-containing protein: MLKEKTYYETKASEADYLAWYKTQDWQTYDKPAMTVDNIIFAFDPTDRQLKLLLIERKAHPFKDKFALIGGFVDPSESAKQAALRETAEETGVKITDDNQMWQIGAFTDPNRDPRQWIISVAHATFLSPFVAAHAGDDAKDARWFAVSKDETGAIVFLSSDLTIGLDDLAFDHKDIILATFKRIKESLDVTPDILHVLGDEFTSTDALAVLKCFDSKFEHYSTGNFVKTYVKNNPILMDTGRFEENPNKPGRPKKMLRLRK; this comes from the coding sequence ATGCTTAAAGAAAAAACATATTACGAAACGAAAGCAAGTGAAGCGGACTATCTAGCCTGGTACAAAACACAAGATTGGCAGACCTATGACAAACCAGCTATGACGGTAGATAACATCATCTTTGCTTTTGATCCGACTGATCGGCAACTCAAACTCTTATTAATAGAAAGAAAGGCCCATCCCTTTAAAGATAAATTTGCGCTTATTGGTGGCTTTGTTGACCCTAGCGAGTCAGCAAAGCAAGCAGCCTTGCGGGAAACAGCAGAAGAGACTGGCGTCAAAATCACTGATGACAATCAGATGTGGCAAATTGGTGCATTCACTGATCCAAATCGAGATCCTAGACAATGGATCATTTCTGTTGCACATGCAACGTTTTTATCGCCATTTGTAGCTGCTCATGCAGGAGATGATGCGAAAGATGCAAGATGGTTTGCAGTTAGTAAAGATGAAACAGGCGCTATCGTCTTTCTCAGTTCAGACCTAACGATTGGGCTTGATGACCTAGCTTTTGATCATAAAGACATTATACTCGCGACTTTTAAACGGATTAAGGAAAGTTTAGATGTTACGCCAGATATTTTACATGTACTTGGAGATGAATTTACGTCTACAGATGCATTGGCAGTTTTAAAATGTTTCGATAGTAAATTTGAACACTATTCGACTGGGAATTTTGTTAAGACTTACGTTAAGAATAACCCAATCCTGATGGATACAGGTCGATTTGAAGAAAATCCAAACAAACCTGGTAGGCCGAAAAAAATGCTACGTCTTAGAAAATAG